The Aminithiophilus ramosus genome contains a region encoding:
- the panB gene encoding 3-methyl-2-oxobutanoate hydroxymethyltransferase, which produces MKKISIPHLKEMKARGEVITMITAYSAWQARLVDEAGAEMTLVGDSLAMVEKGYPGTLPVTVDVMVDACAAVTRGTSRSFVVGDMPFLSYEVDRAQAIANAGRFVKEAAVDAVKLEGGLERAETIRAIVGAGMAVVGHIGLTPQSATLLGGFRVQGRDLEGARRLLADAKAVEEAGACALVLECVPAPLARLISERLTIPTIGIGAGGGCDGQVLVFHDILGLYGDFRPRFVKRYVEGGKILKEALETFVDDVRRRGFPDEAHSFGLDEALIEELRGS; this is translated from the coding sequence ATGAAGAAGATCTCCATCCCTCACCTGAAGGAAATGAAGGCCAGGGGCGAGGTCATCACGATGATCACCGCCTACAGCGCCTGGCAGGCCCGTCTCGTCGATGAGGCCGGAGCGGAGATGACCCTCGTCGGCGATTCCCTGGCCATGGTGGAAAAGGGATACCCGGGGACGTTGCCCGTGACGGTGGACGTCATGGTCGACGCCTGCGCCGCCGTCACCCGCGGGACCTCGAGGAGCTTCGTCGTCGGCGACATGCCCTTCCTCTCCTACGAGGTGGACCGGGCCCAGGCCATCGCCAACGCCGGACGGTTCGTCAAGGAGGCCGCCGTCGACGCCGTCAAGCTCGAGGGAGGCCTGGAGCGGGCCGAGACGATCAGAGCCATCGTCGGCGCCGGGATGGCCGTCGTCGGCCACATCGGGCTCACGCCCCAGTCGGCGACGCTTCTCGGAGGCTTCCGCGTCCAGGGACGGGATCTGGAGGGAGCGCGCAGGCTTCTGGCCGACGCGAAGGCCGTCGAGGAGGCCGGGGCCTGCGCCCTCGTCCTCGAATGCGTTCCGGCCCCTCTGGCCCGCCTCATCAGCGAGAGACTGACCATCCCCACCATCGGCATCGGCGCCGGAGGGGGCTGCGACGGCCAGGTCCTCGTCTTCCACGACATCCTGGGCCTCTACGGCGACTTCCGCCCCCGCTTCGTCAAGCGCTACGTCGAGGGGGGGAAGATCCTCAAGGAGGCCCTGGAGACCTTCGTCGACGACGTGCGTCGCCGCGGATTTCCCGACGAGGCCCACTCCTTCGGCCTCGACGAAGCCCTCATCGAGGAGCTGAGAGGGTCATGA
- the panC gene encoding pantoate--beta-alanine ligase: MVTIVREAREMSSLLTQRRRRGQTIGLVPTMGYLHEGHLSLVRSSRMENDVSVVSLFVNPLQFGPGEDLSRYPRNEARDRELLDGEGVDFLFAPAAETLYAPDHSTFVDEAALSLPLCGASRPGHFRGVCTVVLKLFNIVGPDRAYFGMKDYQQLQVIRRMVRDLSVPVTIRGCPLVREPDGLALSSRNTYLSPQERTSALALSSALEATARAYADGERSVPALLEGLRGRLTRDPLLQIDYAEIRDAESLEALDVVEAPAVVALAVRVGKTRLIDNAVIGG, from the coding sequence ATGGTCACAATCGTAAGAGAGGCCCGGGAAATGTCCTCCCTGTTGACGCAGAGGCGGCGCAGAGGTCAGACGATCGGCCTCGTGCCCACCATGGGATACCTTCACGAGGGGCACCTTTCACTGGTCCGGTCCAGCCGGATGGAGAACGACGTCTCCGTCGTCTCCCTTTTCGTCAATCCCCTTCAGTTCGGTCCCGGCGAGGATCTGAGCCGCTATCCCCGAAACGAGGCCCGCGATCGCGAGCTTCTCGACGGGGAGGGCGTCGACTTCCTCTTCGCCCCGGCGGCGGAAACTCTCTACGCGCCCGATCATTCGACCTTCGTCGACGAGGCGGCTCTGAGTCTTCCCCTCTGCGGCGCCTCGCGGCCGGGCCATTTCCGGGGCGTCTGCACCGTCGTTCTCAAGCTCTTCAACATCGTCGGTCCCGATCGGGCCTATTTCGGCATGAAGGACTACCAGCAGCTCCAGGTCATCCGGCGCATGGTCCGCGATCTCAGCGTCCCCGTCACGATCCGCGGCTGTCCCCTCGTCCGCGAGCCCGACGGCCTGGCCCTGAGCAGCCGCAACACCTATCTCTCGCCACAAGAGCGCACCTCGGCCCTGGCCCTTTCGTCGGCCCTCGAGGCCACGGCCCGGGCCTACGCCGACGGCGAGCGCTCCGTCCCGGCCCTTCTCGAAGGCCTCCGCGGGCGGCTGACTCGGGACCCTCTCCTTCAGATCGACTATGCCGAAATCCGCGACGCCGAAAGCCTGGAGGCCCTCGACGTCGTCGAGGCTCCGGCCGTCGTCGCCCTCGCCGTCAGGGTGGGCAAAACGCGCCTCATCGACAACGCCGTCATCGGAGGGTGA
- the panD gene encoding aspartate 1-decarboxylase: MFLQMLKGKLHGARVTEANLEYRGSISIDRDLMEAAGFLVGEKVLVADMASGNRFETYVIEAPRGSGAICLNGAAARQGTVGDRVIVMAWCLLDGREASTHRPKVVRVDERNAVAEIGEMNGGDSR; the protein is encoded by the coding sequence ATGTTTCTTCAGATGCTCAAGGGGAAACTCCACGGGGCCCGCGTCACCGAGGCCAACCTCGAATACCGGGGAAGCATCTCCATCGACAGAGACCTCATGGAGGCCGCCGGCTTTCTCGTCGGCGAGAAGGTCCTCGTCGCCGACATGGCCTCGGGCAACCGCTTCGAGACCTACGTCATCGAAGCGCCCCGGGGAAGCGGCGCCATCTGCCTCAACGGAGCCGCCGCCCGACAGGGCACGGTAGGGGATCGGGTCATCGTCATGGCCTGGTGCCTCCTCGACGGCCGCGAGGCATCGACGCATCGCCCCAAGGTGGTCCGCGTCGACGAGAGAAACGCCGTCGCCGAAATCGGCGAGATGAACGGAGGGGATTCGCGATGA
- a CDS encoding UvrD-helicase domain-containing protein: protein MTTEAPLFLLDGLRENQRRAVLSREPFVVVGAGAGTGKTRTLAARFAWLVVQGLAASEILTLTFTEKAAQEMADRIGATLDQWARELRARGDAGADRLDDERGRIGEAPISTIHAFAYDVVRRNALHLGLPPGTGLPTAPDEEAFWRSAAEALERLDRPWFDVRLPRQRAHLALCLDDEKTRSLLESQSVDDVISLARSTAALFGSRDGSPDSLPLSAEAVAALDEEARSLYATRRRAFWRDACAWWGAVLEAIEPDERAKAKAEPLFAAMKARWAAPDEETLAEAVVSLVRFFQEIAATKGHGAAIYKAAQAELERRSGGRFVRLVDFRDALIDRGALQAWMDLGESDGDRERRARFLGLAALLWALWEEEKRRRGFFGFDDMIRLGRDLLRDHPQGITPFRAILVDEFQDTDVVQDELIAAAARASRASGPCPLFIVGDLKQSIYRFRHAEPDLFADAIARARAKEEGTAYEALTESFRSRSAHLHVVNGLFGHIWREGLTAKKPLPYEELDFPDDLPWWKERDGASEIPALTLLMEAKDGEAPEGLTEEERDDRPRRRLVRALALTLESMRGRPLWDGREGRSREATWRDMALLVPTRSAYGLLEEVLCWERGLPAVFLGRKTFFSRGEVRDAVCLLRALADGGDDRSLAGWLASPFSGLDLREATALADEATRDGKPLARVVADRRPDVADDLERKRRRALVLGPARLLEELTFRAEPLMALAPYLRRRALANLGRAVDRAREFEAARGRSLRGCADYMARGAEEQSSLEEAPVLGEKEDVIRVLSVHAAKGLEFPIVALLGLERSVGQRPRAGLAPSRFVGAALSRGDSDEEPPSKRLHDVLEREDLVEESRRLFYVAATRAQEALILCGLLGGRAKEKEAPGLPEGSWLADVASWLAAGRGDTSKEGLYEALREHRLPDEAWRRTETARPRRASTPRRRGTEPPAGEPFLEWTGASAFALFSFCPYAYRLRYRLEMPLEWDSEIYGDDDGNDSERPWAGKEERPGRLAYGNALFGSLVHHLLGRVWDLTPEGLEEALPQASSAEGRRLESEMAREIRPLWRDDAVRRNLTTRLKTFSATEICRKLAEELRLGRLRRETVFAVDLPGGPSLRGAMDLFWDDGTLRLRDFKTGAPSEAGHLLYGAQLAFYGLALERLRDKTVEAGLIYLDGREEVFPPADAGATATAVRAFALTAVAGPFPPRGDRCPCCPWREGCPGRVRP from the coding sequence ATGACGACTGAGGCCCCTCTCTTTCTCCTCGACGGCCTGCGCGAGAATCAGCGCCGGGCCGTCCTCTCCCGGGAACCGTTCGTCGTCGTCGGAGCCGGTGCGGGAACGGGAAAGACGCGCACCCTGGCGGCACGCTTCGCCTGGCTCGTCGTCCAGGGACTGGCCGCGTCGGAAATTCTGACCCTCACCTTCACCGAAAAAGCGGCCCAGGAGATGGCCGACCGCATCGGCGCCACACTGGACCAGTGGGCCCGCGAGCTGCGGGCAAGGGGCGACGCCGGAGCCGACCGGCTCGACGACGAGAGAGGCCGCATCGGCGAGGCCCCCATCTCGACGATCCACGCCTTCGCCTACGACGTGGTGCGCCGCAACGCCCTTCACCTGGGCCTTCCTCCGGGAACGGGCCTGCCGACGGCTCCCGACGAGGAGGCCTTCTGGCGCTCCGCCGCCGAGGCCCTGGAACGCCTCGACCGACCCTGGTTCGACGTCCGTCTTCCCCGCCAGAGGGCCCATCTGGCCCTCTGCCTCGACGACGAAAAGACGAGATCCCTTCTGGAGAGCCAGTCCGTAGACGACGTCATCTCCCTGGCCCGCTCGACGGCGGCCCTCTTCGGCAGCCGCGACGGCAGCCCCGACTCCCTGCCCCTCTCCGCCGAGGCGGTGGCGGCCCTCGACGAGGAGGCCCGCTCCCTCTACGCGACCCGACGCCGTGCCTTCTGGCGCGACGCCTGCGCCTGGTGGGGCGCCGTGCTGGAAGCCATCGAACCCGACGAGAGGGCGAAGGCCAAGGCGGAGCCGCTCTTCGCCGCCATGAAGGCCCGATGGGCGGCCCCCGACGAGGAGACCCTCGCCGAGGCCGTCGTCTCCCTCGTCCGCTTCTTTCAGGAGATCGCCGCCACGAAAGGACATGGAGCCGCGATCTACAAGGCGGCCCAGGCCGAGCTGGAGCGTCGCTCGGGAGGACGTTTCGTCCGCCTCGTCGACTTCCGCGACGCCCTCATCGACCGCGGGGCGCTCCAGGCCTGGATGGATCTCGGCGAATCCGACGGCGACAGGGAGCGACGGGCCCGCTTTCTCGGCCTGGCGGCCCTTCTCTGGGCCCTCTGGGAGGAGGAGAAGCGCCGCCGGGGCTTCTTCGGCTTCGACGACATGATCCGTCTCGGCCGCGACCTCCTGCGGGACCATCCCCAGGGGATCACCCCTTTCCGGGCCATTCTCGTCGACGAGTTCCAGGACACCGACGTCGTCCAGGACGAGCTCATCGCCGCCGCCGCCCGGGCCTCCCGCGCCTCGGGGCCCTGCCCGCTCTTCATCGTCGGCGACCTCAAACAGTCCATCTACCGCTTCCGCCACGCCGAGCCCGACCTCTTCGCCGACGCCATCGCCCGAGCCCGAGCCAAGGAGGAGGGGACGGCCTACGAGGCCCTGACGGAGAGCTTCCGTAGCCGCTCGGCCCATCTTCACGTCGTCAACGGCCTCTTCGGCCACATCTGGAGGGAGGGGCTGACGGCGAAGAAGCCGCTCCCCTACGAGGAGCTGGACTTTCCCGACGATCTCCCCTGGTGGAAGGAACGCGACGGGGCCTCGGAGATTCCCGCCCTGACCCTTCTCATGGAGGCCAAGGACGGCGAGGCGCCCGAAGGCCTCACCGAAGAGGAGCGGGACGACAGGCCCCGACGGCGCCTCGTCCGTGCACTGGCCCTCACCCTGGAGTCGATGAGGGGAAGGCCGCTCTGGGACGGCAGAGAGGGCAGGTCGCGGGAGGCCACGTGGCGCGACATGGCCCTCCTGGTGCCGACGCGGAGCGCCTACGGCCTTCTCGAAGAGGTCCTCTGCTGGGAGCGGGGGCTGCCGGCCGTCTTCCTGGGCCGCAAGACCTTCTTCTCCCGCGGCGAGGTGCGCGACGCCGTCTGCCTCCTGCGGGCCCTGGCCGACGGGGGAGACGACCGTTCCCTGGCGGGATGGCTGGCCTCCCCTTTCTCGGGCCTGGATCTCCGCGAGGCGACGGCTCTGGCCGACGAGGCCACAAGAGACGGAAAACCGCTGGCTCGGGTCGTCGCCGATCGTCGGCCCGACGTGGCCGACGACCTGGAACGGAAACGCCGTCGGGCCCTCGTCCTGGGACCGGCCCGCCTTCTCGAGGAGCTCACCTTCCGGGCCGAGCCTCTCATGGCCCTGGCCCCCTACCTGAGGCGGCGGGCTTTGGCCAACCTGGGCCGGGCCGTCGACAGGGCCCGCGAGTTCGAGGCCGCGAGAGGGCGCTCCCTTCGGGGCTGCGCCGACTACATGGCCCGAGGCGCCGAGGAGCAGAGCTCACTGGAGGAGGCGCCCGTCCTGGGAGAGAAGGAGGACGTCATCCGCGTCCTCTCCGTCCACGCCGCCAAGGGCCTCGAGTTTCCCATCGTCGCCCTTCTGGGCCTGGAACGCTCCGTGGGGCAGAGGCCTCGGGCCGGCCTGGCGCCGTCGCGTTTCGTCGGCGCCGCCCTGAGCCGAGGCGATTCCGACGAGGAGCCGCCGTCGAAAAGACTCCACGACGTCCTCGAAAGGGAAGATCTCGTCGAGGAAAGCCGCCGCCTCTTCTACGTCGCCGCCACGCGGGCCCAGGAGGCCCTCATCCTCTGCGGCCTCCTGGGCGGACGCGCCAAGGAGAAAGAGGCGCCGGGCCTTCCCGAGGGGAGCTGGCTCGCCGACGTCGCCTCCTGGCTCGCCGCGGGCCGGGGCGACACCTCGAAGGAGGGGCTCTACGAGGCCCTGCGGGAACATCGCCTTCCCGACGAGGCCTGGCGAAGGACGGAAACCGCCCGGCCCCGCCGGGCCTCGACGCCTCGGCGACGGGGGACGGAACCGCCCGCGGGAGAGCCCTTTCTGGAGTGGACGGGCGCCTCGGCCTTCGCCCTCTTCAGCTTCTGCCCCTACGCCTACCGGCTGCGCTACAGGCTGGAGATGCCCCTCGAATGGGATTCGGAGATCTACGGCGACGACGACGGCAACGATTCCGAAAGGCCCTGGGCGGGGAAGGAGGAGCGGCCGGGACGGCTGGCCTACGGCAACGCCCTCTTCGGCAGCCTCGTCCATCACCTGCTGGGCCGGGTCTGGGACCTGACGCCGGAGGGACTCGAAGAGGCCCTCCCTCAGGCCTCGTCGGCCGAGGGGAGGCGCCTCGAATCGGAGATGGCCCGGGAGATCCGTCCCCTCTGGCGCGACGACGCCGTCAGGCGGAACCTGACAACCCGTCTCAAGACCTTCTCCGCGACGGAGATCTGCCGAAAGCTGGCCGAAGAGCTCCGGCTGGGGCGGCTCAGGCGGGAGACGGTCTTTGCCGTCGACCTGCCCGGGGGACCGTCGCTGCGGGGAGCCATGGATCTCTTCTGGGACGACGGGACGCTTCGCCTGCGCGACTTCAAGACCGGCGCCCCCTCCGAGGCGGGCCACCTCCTCTACGGGGCCCAGCTCGCCTTCTACGGCCTGGCGCTGGAACGTCTGCGGGACAAGACCGTCGAGGCGGGGCTGATCTATCTCGACGGCAGGGAAGAAGTCTTCCCGCCGGCCGATGCGGGAGCGACGGCAACGGCCGTCCGGGCCTTCGCCCTGACGGCCGTTGCGGGACCCTTTCCTCCCCGGGGCGATCGCTGCCCCTGCTGCCCCTGGCGGGAGGGCTGTCCCGGGCGGGTCCGTCCCTGA
- a CDS encoding C1 family peptidase has product MVRRLFASRAFLLALPLLLFLALTAQAGTLAPLNPAFVDYLAARAEGELEGASSFLPRGGRIPSPVDLSHLAGRSYFEGLSKADLPEAYDLRTLGFVTPVRDQSPYGSCWTFAALASLESSALRAGVVSPDYAEMHLGYFGAVDQSGALPGFDDYAADTPLDELMDAGGDDFQAVALLARGTGAVDEADAPYGQVPGAAVPLSRRLAHVYNFYYDLDTRYQKASVDNIKGVLQTYGAVSVGVYADDNMGGNVSEDPYWNGTHNAYYVPAGSGQSSNHAVTIVGWDDAFSASNFNSPPAGDGAWIVKNSWGLAFGDGGYFYLSYYDSVLDTGAAYVGDVVDSSERIYQYDPLGWVLSYSPVTEGNETAWFAALFTAGVTEASLESAAVANDELQSVAFYAGGVGNEYEVYVYAGGTGAPRSGALVAQQAGTLALPGFHTVVLENPVVIEAGTRFAVVVRLKTPGYAFPVAIEAMSEGYSDKAEANVGETFVSADGTTWADATTIDPANPTSSVCLKAFSRATTDDPTPLPSSGGGGGCNLGGSGTLLALLPLVLVFRSRR; this is encoded by the coding sequence TTGGTCCGACGTCTGTTCGCTTCCCGCGCTTTCCTTCTTGCCCTGCCCCTCCTTCTGTTCCTGGCCCTGACGGCCCAGGCCGGGACCTTGGCCCCCCTCAACCCGGCCTTCGTGGACTACCTCGCCGCCCGGGCCGAGGGGGAACTGGAAGGGGCCTCCTCCTTCCTCCCTCGCGGCGGGCGAATCCCCTCTCCCGTCGATCTCAGCCACCTGGCCGGCAGGAGCTATTTCGAAGGCCTGTCCAAGGCCGATCTGCCCGAGGCCTATGACCTGAGGACCCTGGGCTTCGTGACGCCCGTCCGGGATCAGAGCCCCTACGGAAGCTGCTGGACCTTCGCCGCCCTGGCCTCCCTCGAATCGTCGGCCCTGCGCGCCGGCGTCGTCAGTCCCGACTATGCCGAGATGCATCTGGGTTACTTCGGCGCCGTCGATCAGTCCGGGGCCCTGCCCGGCTTCGACGACTACGCGGCGGACACCCCCCTCGACGAACTGATGGACGCGGGCGGCGACGACTTCCAGGCCGTCGCCCTCCTGGCCCGTGGGACGGGAGCCGTCGACGAGGCGGACGCCCCCTACGGACAGGTTCCCGGCGCGGCGGTTCCCCTGTCGCGGCGTCTTGCCCACGTCTACAACTTCTACTACGATCTCGACACGCGGTATCAGAAGGCGAGCGTCGACAACATCAAGGGGGTCCTCCAGACGTACGGAGCCGTCTCCGTCGGCGTCTACGCCGACGACAACATGGGCGGCAACGTCAGCGAAGATCCCTACTGGAACGGCACGCACAACGCCTACTACGTTCCGGCGGGGAGCGGCCAGTCCTCCAACCATGCCGTCACCATCGTCGGCTGGGACGACGCGTTCAGCGCCTCCAATTTCAACAGCCCTCCCGCCGGAGACGGAGCCTGGATCGTCAAGAACAGCTGGGGCCTGGCCTTCGGCGACGGAGGGTATTTCTACCTTTCCTACTACGACTCCGTCCTCGACACGGGGGCGGCCTACGTGGGCGACGTCGTCGACAGTTCGGAGCGGATCTACCAGTATGACCCGCTGGGATGGGTCCTCTCCTACTCTCCCGTCACCGAGGGGAACGAGACGGCCTGGTTCGCCGCCCTCTTCACCGCCGGAGTGACCGAGGCTTCTCTGGAGTCGGCAGCCGTGGCCAACGACGAGCTCCAGTCCGTCGCCTTCTACGCCGGAGGCGTCGGAAACGAATACGAGGTCTATGTCTATGCGGGAGGAACGGGCGCTCCCCGGTCGGGAGCGCTTGTCGCCCAGCAGGCCGGAACGCTGGCTCTTCCGGGCTTCCATACGGTTGTCCTCGAGAATCCCGTCGTCATCGAGGCCGGGACCCGCTTTGCCGTCGTCGTCAGGCTGAAGACGCCGGGCTACGCCTTCCCCGTGGCCATCGAAGCCATGAGCGAGGGCTATTCGGACAAGGCCGAGGCCAACGTCGGCGAGACCTTCGTCTCCGCCGACGGAACGACCTGGGCCGATGCGACGACGATCGACCCCGCCAATCCCACCTCCAGCGTCTGCCTCAAGGCCTTCTCCAGGGCCACGACGGACGACCCCACGCCCCTTCCCTCCTCGGGCGGCGGTGGCGGCTGCAATCTGGGAGGTAGCGGGACCCTCCTTGCTCTCCTTCCCCTCGTCCTTGTCTTCCGATCCCGCCGCTGA
- a CDS encoding GrpB family protein, with the protein MRRTGAGRHRSAPPATNGEETFDEEADGVKKLREMSDEELWRLFPIVLSEPDPAWKVWYAHEEKTLVEALGRKNVERIHHIGSTAVEGLKAKPTVDILLEIVPGCDLLRLERILKGEGYLGIDQPENPPPHRLFLKGYTEEGFAEKVFHLHVRYRGDWDELYFRDYLRIRSDAAREYERLKIGLKALYERNRDRYSKGKTDFVRTHTALARALFGDRYGG; encoded by the coding sequence ATGAGGCGGACCGGTGCCGGCCGTCACCGGTCCGCTCCGCCGGCCACCAACGGGGAGGAAACCTTCGACGAGGAGGCCGATGGGGTCAAAAAGCTGAGGGAAATGAGCGATGAGGAGCTGTGGCGGCTCTTCCCCATCGTGCTCAGCGAGCCCGACCCGGCCTGGAAGGTCTGGTACGCTCACGAGGAGAAAACCCTCGTCGAAGCCCTGGGGCGGAAAAACGTGGAGCGCATCCATCACATCGGGAGCACCGCTGTCGAGGGACTGAAAGCCAAGCCCACCGTCGACATTCTCCTCGAGATTGTGCCGGGCTGCGACCTGCTCCGGCTGGAGCGAATCCTGAAGGGCGAGGGCTACCTCGGCATCGACCAGCCCGAAAACCCGCCGCCCCACCGGCTCTTTTTGAAAGGCTACACGGAGGAGGGCTTCGCAGAAAAGGTCTTCCATCTCCACGTTCGCTACAGAGGCGACTGGGACGAGCTCTATTTTCGGGACTATCTCCGGATCCGAAGCGATGCGGCCCGAGAGTACGAAAGGCTCAAGATCGGCCTGAAGGCCCTCTATGAAAGGAATCGGGACCGCTATTCGAAGGGCAAGACGGACTTTGTCCGCACTCACACGGCTCTGGCGAGGGCGCTTTTCGGAGACCGTTACGGCGGCTGA
- a CDS encoding ISNCY family transposase: MRRDLFRDDADGDRPGLSPPKLNSNNPLESRGKAPRCRRTMVLSLVKRTGKMSLMTTRRDLLMKTKEARRLGLVEEAVAGNLTVQEVADRLGLSRRQVFRLKRRYREEGAQGLLHKGRGKPSRRRICQETRDFVVSLAKGLYRDTSCQHMAELLAEEHDLVLSAKSIARFLRAENLSLVHRHRAPKRRSRRVRRSRRGDLVQMDASPFDWFEIGERCTLHGVIDDATGEVLGLWMARNECLFGYFRVLRQMLDRHGVPRELYADRHTIFLSPKSEKLTIKEELEDSAPVTQFGRALEALGTRYVPAGSPQAKGRIERLWGTLQDRLVVAFRRAGVKTIEEANVLLAAYPGEVHNPRFARPPAEGASAFLPPPDGPALDLLLTRQTDRKASGDSTISLDGKQYALIGPRRRPLLLARGQAVKVIEKLDGKLLALVHDGLYDLAAVDKEPPATPPPVIETKTGTPCKTKKQRKPAADHPWRQNPAPPAAAVGSEQGTGSPP, from the coding sequence ATGCGGCGGGATCTCTTCCGCGACGACGCTGACGGAGACAGGCCCGGTCTTTCTCCACCAAAGCTAAACTCCAACAACCCGTTAGAGTCAAGGGGCAAAGCGCCACGGTGTCGCCGGACAATGGTATTGTCACTCGTGAAGAGGACAGGGAAAATGTCACTTATGACGACCAGGAGAGACCTACTCATGAAGACAAAAGAAGCAAGGCGCTTGGGGTTGGTGGAAGAGGCTGTCGCGGGCAACCTGACGGTTCAGGAGGTGGCCGATCGGCTCGGTCTGAGCCGCCGTCAGGTCTTTCGGCTCAAACGACGCTACCGGGAAGAAGGAGCGCAGGGGCTCCTGCACAAGGGACGAGGCAAACCGTCCCGGCGCAGAATCTGTCAGGAGACACGGGATTTCGTCGTCAGTCTGGCCAAGGGTCTTTACAGGGATACGAGCTGTCAGCACATGGCCGAACTCCTTGCCGAAGAGCATGATCTCGTGCTGAGCGCCAAGAGCATCGCCCGTTTCCTTCGCGCGGAGAACCTGTCCCTCGTTCATCGCCACCGGGCCCCGAAGCGGCGTTCCCGCAGGGTCCGACGGTCCCGACGAGGCGATCTGGTCCAGATGGACGCCTCTCCTTTCGATTGGTTCGAGATCGGTGAGCGTTGCACTCTCCACGGCGTGATTGACGATGCCACAGGAGAGGTCCTCGGTCTGTGGATGGCCAGGAATGAGTGCCTCTTCGGCTACTTCCGCGTGCTCCGTCAGATGCTTGATCGCCACGGCGTGCCTCGCGAGCTTTACGCCGACCGCCACACCATCTTCCTTTCTCCCAAGTCGGAAAAACTGACGATCAAGGAGGAGCTGGAGGACTCGGCGCCTGTAACCCAGTTCGGCCGCGCTCTGGAGGCTCTCGGAACTCGCTATGTCCCTGCAGGGTCTCCCCAGGCGAAGGGGCGGATCGAAAGGCTCTGGGGAACTCTTCAGGATCGTCTCGTCGTCGCCTTCCGACGGGCCGGAGTGAAAACGATCGAAGAGGCCAACGTCCTGCTCGCCGCCTACCCGGGAGAGGTCCATAACCCGAGGTTCGCTCGTCCTCCCGCAGAGGGGGCATCTGCCTTTCTCCCTCCGCCGGACGGCCCCGCTCTCGATCTCCTCCTGACTCGCCAGACCGACCGGAAGGCCTCGGGAGACTCGACGATTTCCCTCGACGGAAAACAGTACGCCCTGATAGGCCCCCGCAGACGCCCCCTGCTTCTTGCCAGAGGACAGGCGGTCAAGGTCATCGAGAAGCTCGACGGGAAACTCCTGGCTCTTGTCCATGACGGGCTCTACGATCTCGCAGCCGTCGACAAAGAGCCCCCTGCGACTCCCCCGCCTGTCATCGAGACGAAGACAGGCACTCCATGCAAAACGAAGAAGCAGAGGAAGCCGGCGGCAGACCATCCCTGGCGACAGAATCCCGCTCCTCCTGCCGCGGCGGTCGGCTCCGAGCAAGGGACGGGTTCCCCTCCCTAG